In methanogenic archaeon ISO4-H5, the following are encoded in one genomic region:
- a CDS encoding methylthiol:coenzyme M methyltransferase MtsA produces MASEMTPTRRALASVLGGRRDYVPPANPLAQTTKDLMEWCHASWPKAHTDYKMMADLAAAPWEVCGIEAARPQFDISLEAEVLGCKLDWNKPDRPPVTGPAYTDPKDITWKDNFYKEGRAAVVCQAIKELRERYCGDLPIIPVITAPFTVAGHIMGVEKLVMMTVTDPEKAHEAISAATDFCIEYGRQQVAAGAHMLFPADPSASGDLISPETYKEFVLPYHKKFATGISAPKILHMCGHTEKLLPLIRESHMDCFSFDAPPAWYVRQVLGNKMRCLGSLDVIDLMPNGTPQQVYDRTVECIRQGVDVVGTACDVSNGTSLDNLKAYVRACQETPIPDETDIDDCVRAYGRAKAKYLKSMGDVKIEGGAF; encoded by the coding sequence ATGGCTTCAGAAATGACCCCCACGAGGCGTGCCCTCGCATCGGTTCTGGGTGGTCGCAGGGACTATGTCCCCCCGGCCAACCCCCTTGCACAGACTACGAAAGACCTTATGGAATGGTGCCACGCCTCATGGCCTAAGGCCCATACCGACTACAAGATGATGGCAGATCTCGCCGCGGCTCCCTGGGAGGTCTGCGGTATCGAGGCCGCCAGACCCCAGTTCGATATATCGCTCGAGGCCGAGGTACTCGGGTGCAAACTCGATTGGAACAAGCCCGACAGGCCTCCTGTGACCGGTCCCGCTTACACTGATCCTAAGGACATAACATGGAAGGACAACTTCTACAAGGAAGGTAGAGCGGCTGTGGTCTGTCAGGCCATCAAGGAGCTGAGGGAAAGGTACTGCGGCGATCTTCCGATTATCCCCGTCATCACCGCCCCCTTCACGGTAGCCGGGCACATCATGGGAGTCGAGAAACTCGTCATGATGACCGTTACCGACCCTGAGAAGGCACACGAGGCTATTTCGGCCGCCACTGATTTCTGTATAGAATATGGAAGACAGCAGGTAGCCGCAGGCGCCCACATGCTCTTCCCCGCCGACCCTTCGGCATCCGGAGACCTGATATCCCCTGAGACTTACAAGGAATTCGTGCTTCCCTACCACAAGAAGTTCGCCACCGGAATCAGCGCACCAAAGATTCTCCACATGTGCGGACACACGGAGAAGCTGCTGCCCCTCATCAGGGAGAGTCACATGGACTGCTTCTCCTTCGATGCACCTCCGGCATGGTACGTCAGGCAGGTGCTCGGCAACAAGATGCGCTGCCTCGGTTCTCTCGATGTCATCGACCTGATGCCTAACGGAACCCCGCAGCAGGTGTACGACCGCACCGTCGAATGCATCAGACAGGGAGTGGATGTGGTCGGAACCGCCTGCGACGTGTCGAACGGTACATCCCTCGACAACCTCAAGGCATACGTGAGGGCCTGTCAGGAGACCCCCATTCCCGACGAGACCGACATCGACGACTGCGTCCGCGCATACGGAAGGGCCAAGGCAAAGTATCTCAAGTCAATGGGAGACGTCAAGATCGAAGGAGGTGCGTTCTGA
- a CDS encoding methyltransferase cognate corrinoid protein — translation MHMDIMMQNVEKMRIEDPVRFNRLVQEGMAIELGIIQPAGRLEKSKEKLIKEFFPNDKKYAAVAQSVLDGKRKETEKLVKELIDAGKDPVDLVTNALMPGITVQCEMYDAGLSFVPEILMSNDAMQGGIKLCQDKIGNVPSKATVASFVAEGDLHDIGKNICAAILRANGFTVIDIGRDVPKDKVLQVVKENGVKMVCGSTLMSTTKPGLVDTALLLELEKTGVSVACGGAAVSKAFVDTFRNAMYTKSPLETVHTVDKIIGGETWEDIRKN, via the coding sequence ATGCACATGGACATCATGATGCAGAACGTCGAGAAGATGCGCATCGAGGACCCGGTCAGGTTCAACCGCCTGGTCCAGGAAGGCATGGCCATCGAACTCGGCATCATCCAGCCTGCGGGCAGGCTTGAGAAGAGCAAGGAGAAGCTCATCAAGGAGTTCTTCCCCAATGACAAGAAGTATGCTGCGGTTGCACAGAGCGTACTCGACGGCAAGAGGAAGGAGACCGAGAAACTCGTCAAGGAACTGATAGACGCAGGCAAGGACCCCGTGGACCTGGTCACCAACGCACTGATGCCCGGCATCACCGTTCAGTGCGAGATGTATGATGCGGGTCTGTCATTCGTTCCGGAGATCCTCATGTCGAACGACGCCATGCAGGGAGGAATCAAACTCTGTCAGGACAAGATCGGCAATGTCCCCAGCAAGGCGACCGTGGCATCCTTCGTGGCAGAGGGAGATCTGCACGATATCGGAAAGAACATCTGCGCTGCCATCCTCCGTGCCAACGGATTCACCGTCATCGACATCGGAAGGGATGTCCCCAAGGACAAGGTCTTACAGGTTGTCAAGGAGAACGGTGTCAAGATGGTCTGCGGTTCCACTCTGATGAGTACCACCAAGCCCGGACTCGTAGATACGGCACTGCTGCTGGAGCTCGAGAAGACAGGAGTATCCGTAGCCTGCGGAGGCGCGGCCGTCTCCAAGGCCTTCGTCGACACCTTCAGGAACGCCATGTACACCAAGTCACCCCTCGAGACCGTCCACACCGTGGACAAGATCATCGGAGGAGAGACCTGGGAGGACATTAGGAAGAACTGA